In Fundulus heteroclitus isolate FHET01 chromosome 8, MU-UCD_Fhet_4.1, whole genome shotgun sequence, a genomic segment contains:
- the LOC105936587 gene encoding growth arrest and DNA damage-inducible protein GADD45 gamma, with amino-acid sequence MQTMKSAGKSLMEALVCAQSEARLTVGVYESAKIMTEDPDSVSFCVLATDEQFEWDVALQIHFTLIQSFCFDNDISIVRVSDTQRLADIVGDKAEQLEDAHCVLITNPADGSWEDPALEKLHLFCEESRRLNDWVPEISLPER; translated from the exons ATGCAAACCATGAAGTCTGCCGGAAAGTCCCTGATGGAAGCTCTGGTCTGCGCTCAGAGCGAGGCCCGGCTCACCGTGGGCGTCTACGAGAGCGCTAAGATCATGACAGA AGACCCGGACAGCGTGTCCTTCTGCGTCCTGGCCACGGACGAGCAGTTCGAGTGGGACGTCGCCCTGCAGATCCACTTCACCCTCATCCAGTCCTTCTGCTTCGACAACGACATCAGCATCGTCCGCGTCAGCGACACGCAGCGTCTGGCCGACATCGTCGGGGACAAGGCggagcagctggaagacgcGCACTGCGTCCTCATCACG AACCCGGCTGACGGTTCCTGGGAGGACCccgctctggagaagctgcaccTGTTCTGTGAGGAGAGCCGGCGCCTCAACGACTGGGTTCCCGAGATCAGCCTCCCTGAGCGCTGA
- the LOC105936607 gene encoding phospholipid-transporting ATPase ID — protein MGSVSSFFGALCGGETKKEEERLLRANDRAFNLSQQYANNAIKTSKYNVFSFLPLNLFEQFSRLANAYFLLLLFLQLVPQISSVPWFSTAIPLTIVLSVTAVKDANDDINRHKQDKLVNNRLVKVLLNGELREEKWMNVQVGDIVKLESNQFVTADLLLLSSSEPLNLIYVETAELDGETNLKVKQGLTVTGEMGDDIEALSAFRGEVRCEPPNNHLDKFKGTLTLDGQQYGLDNDKVVLRGCTVRNTEWCFGLVIFGGPDTKLMQNSGTTTFKRTSIDQLMNILVLCIFGFLATTCAIMTVGHALWEEKEGSAFTAFLPRKPGVDIPLSSFYSFWSYVIVLNTMVPISLYVSVEMIRLGNSFFIDWDRKMYHPGKDTPAQARTTTLNEELGQIKYIFSDKTGTLTQNIMTFNKCSINGKNYGELYDFSGHRIEITEKTQRLDFSWNQLADPKFIFHDYSLLETIKEGNPEAQAFFRLLALCHTVMPEEKKEGELNYQAQSPDEGALVTAARNFGFVFRSRTPETITLMEMGKKVTYELLAVLDFNNTRKRMSVIVRDPEGKMKLYCKGADTIIYERLHPSCNKLKDVTTGHLNEYAGDGLRTLVLAYKDLEESYMGRWMERHHEVSTAMEGREEGLDELYEEIEKDLMLLGATAVEDKLQDGVPQTIEQLAKADIKIWVLTGDKQETAENIGYSCNMLREEMKDIFIVAANTADGVKEELQNARRKMCPGAAEEPKVIKARAGLLWLQKTQTVLDENVDGEYGLIINGHSLAHALGQDLELELLRTACLCKTVICCRVTPLQKAQVVELVKKYKQAVTLAIGDGANDVSMIKAAHIGVGISGQEGMQAVLSSDFSFAQFRYLQRLLLVHGRWSYIRMCKFLRYFFYKNFTYTLVHFWYAFFCGFSAQTVYDDWFITLYNTVYTATPVLALGLFEQDVNDRWSFHYPQLYSPGQLNKFFSKKVFVRSIMISCYTSLVLFFIPWAAMHDTVRDDGKDIADYQSFALLTQTCLLIVVSAQMFLDTDYWTAINQFFLWGSLAAYIAITFTLFSNGIFFMFAYSFYFIGTARNSLNQPNVWLTMFLTCLLCVIPFVAFRFLLIQLQPTITDKVKYKARQEGLPAPAPRRPPARRISTRRSSYAFSHSKGYGDLVTSRKFLRLKGRPSLFTRKNSALVENQPQLYRTITEEAEETQNVDALRD, from the exons ATGGGATCAGTGTCGTCGTTCTTTGGAGCGTTGTGTGGAGGGGAGACAAAGAAAG AGGAGGAGAGGCTCCTGCGAGCGAATGACAGAGCCTTCAACCTATCTCAGCAATATGCC AACAACGCCATCAAGACCTCCAAATACAACGTTTTCAGCTTCCTGCCTCTGAACCTGTTCGAGCAGTTCAGCAGGCTCGCCAATGCctacttcctcctcctcctcttccttcag CTAGTCCCCCAAATATCCTCAGTCCCCTGGTTCAGCACTGCCATCCCACTCACCATAGTGCTGTCTGTAACGGCAGTCAAAGATGCTAATGATGACATT AACAGACACAAACAAGACAAGCTAGTCAACAACCGCCTGGTGAAAGTCCTCTTAAATGGAGA GCTGAGAGAGGAAAAATGGATGAACGTTCAGGTTGGAGATATAGTCAAACTGGAGAGCAACCAGTTTGTCACA GCGGACCTCCTGCTGCTGTCCAGCAGCGAACCTCTCAACCTGATCTACGTGGAAACGGCCGAGTTGGACGG TGAAACCAACCTGAAGGTGAAGCAGGGCCTGACTGTCACCGGAGAGATGGGAGACGACATCGAAGCTCTTTCTGCCTTCAGAG GTGAAGTTCGATGTGAACCTCCAAACAACCACTTGGACAAGTTCAAAGGGACCCTGACTTTGGACGGGCAGCAGTACGGGCTGGACAACGACAAAGTTGTCCTCAGAGGGTGCACTGTGAGGAACACTGAGTGGTGCTTCGGCTTGGTCATCTTCGGAG gTCCTGACACCAAGCTCATGCAGAACAGTGGCACAACCACGTTTAAACGGACCAGCATTGATCAGCTGATGAACATCCTGGTGTTGTGT ATCTTTGGCTTCCTGGCAACCACGTGTGCCATTATGACGGTAGGCCACGCCCTctgggaggagaaggagggcTCGGCCTTCACGGCGTTTCTTCCCCGTAAACCAGGCGTTGACATTCCCCTGTCGTCCTTCTACTCCTTCTGGTCCTACGTCATCGTCCTCAACACCATGGTGCCCATTTCTCTCTATGTCAG CGTGGAGATGATCCGTCTTGGGAACAGCTTCTTCATAGACTGGGACAGGAAGATGTACCACCCTGGTAAAGACACTCCTGCTCAGGCGAGGACCACCACGCTCAACGAGGAGCTGGGCCAGATTAAATACATCTTCAGCGACAAGACCGGCACTCTGACCCAGAACATCATGACCTTCAACAAGTGCTCCATCAATGGAAAAAACTACG GGGAGCTGTATGACTTTTCTGGACACAGAATTGAAATAACTGAG AAAACGCAGAGATTGGACTTCTCCTGGAACCAGCTGGCAGATCCGAAGTTCATCTTCCACGATTACAGCCTGTTGGAGACCATaaaggagggaaacccagaagCTCAGGCCTTCTTCCGCCTGCTGGCTCTGTGTCACACCGTCATGCCCGAGGAAAAGAAGGAGG GGGAGCTCAACTATCAGGCTCAGTCCCCTGACGAGGGCGCCTTGGTGACCGCAGCGAGGAactttggctttgtttttcgcTCGCGCACGCCAGAGACCATCACACTCATGGAGATGGGGAAGAAAGTGACGTACGAACTTCTGGCTGTTCTGGACTTCAACAACACGAGGAAGAGGATGTCAGTAATAG TTCGTGACCCTGAAGGAAAAATGAAGCTGTACTGCAAAGGCGCAGACACCATCATCTATGAGAGGCTACACCCCTCCTGTAACAAGCTGAAGGACGTCACCACCGGACACCTGAAC GAATATGCAGGCGACGGCCTTCGCACTCTGGTTCTGGCCTACAAGGACCTGGAGGAGAGCTACATGGGGCGCTGGATGGAGCGCCACCATGAGGTCAGCACGGCCATGGAGGGAAGAGAGGAGGGACTCGATGAACTTTATGAGGAAATCGAAAAAGACCTGATG CTGTTAGGAGCCACAGCTGTGGAGGACAAGTTGCAGGACGGCGTGCCTCAGACCATAGAGCAGCTGGCTAAAGCCGACATAAAAATCTGGGTGCTGACTGGTGATAAACAAG AAACGGCAGAAAACATCGGCTATTCCTGCAACATGCTGAGAGAAGAGatgaaggacatttttattGTGGCTGCCAACACAGCTGACGGGGTCAAAGAGGAGCTGCA GAATGCCAGAAGGAAAATGTGTCCTGGAGCAGCGGAGGAGCCAAAGGTGATCAAAGCTCGAGCGGGTCTGCTTTGGCTGCAGAAGACCCAGACGGTGCTGGATGAGAACGTAGATGGAGAGTATGGCCTGATCATAAATGGACACAGCTTG GCCCACGCCCTGGGACAGGACCTGGAGCTGGAGCTGCTGAGGACTGCATGCCTGTGCAAGACGGTCATCTGCTGCAGGGTCACTCCTCTGCAGAAGGCGCAGGTGGTGGAGCTGGTCAAGAAATACAAGCAGGCTGTAACTCTGGCCATTGGAGACGGAGCCAACGACGTCAGCATGATCAAGG CGGCTCACATCGGTGTGGGCATCAGCGGGCAGGAAGGGATGCAGGCCGTTCTCTCCAGCGACTTCTCCTTCGCCCAGTTCCGGTACCtgcagcgcctcctgctggtgcACGGCCGCTGGTCTTACATTCGCATGTGCAAGTTCCTGCGCTATTTCTTCTACAAGAACTTCACCTACACCCTGGTCCACTTCTGGTACGCCTTCTTCTGTGGCTTCTCGGCACAG ACCGTGTATGACGACTGGTTCATCACCCTGTATAATACGGTTTACACCGCTACTCCAGTTCTTGCCTTGGGCCTCTTTGAGCAG GATGTGAACGACCGCTGGAGCTTTCACTATCCCCAGCTCTACTCTCCTGGCCAGCTCAACaagtttttcagtaaaaaagtTTTTGTCCGCAGCATAATGATCAGCTGCTACACCTCCCTGGTCCTCTTCTTCATCCCCTGGGCCGCCATGCACGACACCGTCCGGGATGATGGCAAAGACATAGCCGACTATCAATCCTTTGCGCTGTTGACGCAAACCTGCCTGCTGATCGTGGTGAGCGCTCAG ATGTTTCTCGACACGGATTATTGGACAGCAATTAACCAGTTCTTCCTGTGGGGCAGCCTGGCTGCCTACATCGCTATCACCTTCACTCTGTTCAGCAACggcatttttttcatgtttgccTACAGCTTCTACTTCATTG GCACAGCGAGGAACTCTTTGAACCAGCCAAACGTGTGGCTGACGATGTTCCTGACTTGTCTTCTCTGTGTCATCCCGTTTGTGGCCTTTCGCTTCCTTCTCATCCAGCTTCAACCTACCATCACTGATAAG GTGAAGTATAAGGCGCGACAGGAGGGCCTGCCGGCTCCTGCTCCTCGCCGGCCACCGGCCAGGCGGATCAGCACCCGCCGGTCCAGCTACGCCTTCTCCCACTCCAAGGGCTACGGAGACCTGGTGACCTCCCGCAAATTCCTGCGCCTGAAGGGACGTCCGTCCCTGTTCACCCGAAAGAACTCTGCCCTGGTTGAAAATCAGCCACAGCTCTATCGCACCATaacggaggaggcggaggagacGCAGAATGTGGATGCACTCAGGGACTGA